The Crateriforma spongiae sequence GGATTCGCAAAAGAGCGGACGGAGAATGATTCCTTGGGCGACCAAGATTAGCAATGGCCGTGAAATTCATCGATTGATTCCTTTTTTCGATCAGGTGAAATCGCGTCTGCGGCAGTGTAGCGTTTTTCACACCTCACAACTCAGATTCAAAAGGTGCCACCCACCTATAGATTCAAAAGGTGCCACCCACCTATTGTTCAATTTCTTCGTATTCGATACGCTTTGGTTTTCGTGTTTGTGGGAGGAGTGATCGTGCCACGTGCAAAGCGTACGGAACAGTTCGTTGCTCAAGAGGTGTGTGTGGTCCACGTGGTTCAACGCTGCGTTCGCCGAGCATTCTTGGCTGGCGTTGACCCGGTGAGTGGATGCGATTTTTCGTATCGAAAGGAATGGATCCGCAGGCGTATGGAGGCATTGGCTTCCGCTTTCGGGATCGACGTTCTGTCTTACGCGATCATGAGCAACCATTTGCATCTGATTTTGCGTAATCGCCCTGATGTCGTGGCTGCTTGGACGGATGAACAAGCGGCGATTCGTTGGCTGAAGGTTTTTCCGGGCCGGCGACTGGAAGAGCACCTTGGAGAACCTACGGAGGCGGATGTGCAGCGGTTGTGTCGGGATAAGCCAAGGCTGGAGGAAATACGCAACCGGTTGTCTGATATTTCTTGGTTCATGCGTGCTCTGGCCGAACCCATTGCGCGGATGGCAAATCGTCAGGACGACTGTACTGGACGATTTTGGGAGGGGCGATTCAAGGCACAACGGATTGTTGATGAAGCGGGACTGTTAGCGTGCAGCATGTATGTGGATTTGAATCCAGTTCGGGCCGCGGTCGGTGATTCGCCGGACTCCGTTACACATACTTCGGCCTATGATCGAATCGAAGCAGCAAAGGGAAAGCAAATCACTTCCGCAGCCTTTGATTTGCAACCGGTTTCTGTCAGTGATGCGAGTAAGCAGTCGCTGGAAGTTCCCACCGATAAGCGGCGTCGAGTAAAGAAGGCTAAGCAGCATTCGTCATCCGGTCGGCGGATCCGGCGGGACGCTTGGCTGGCAAATCTGTCGCTTGATGCCGGCAAGCTTTCCAGTGATCCGGAGGTGCATCGCGAAGGACTGCGGTGCAGCGACCGCGGCTATCTCAATGTTTCCTTGCGAGAATACATGCGACTGCTGCGGTGGACGGCAAGTGTGGGACGCGAGTCCATGCGAGGGCAGCAAGCGGTTCCCAGAGATGTTGCTCGAGTACTGCGGAATCGCGGTATTGAAGCGGAAATGTGGTCCGAATTGGTTTGGAATTGGCAACGATACTTTGGGCGTTCTGGATGTGCGGGGAGCCCGGCAGCGATGAAGGCCGATGCAGAGAAATCTGGAAGGCGATGGCATCGCGGTCAGGGTGCTGTTGCTGCGTTCTTTAGCTGAACCACCCCGTTCGAGTAGCCTTCGCGATCTTTCACCTTGTAGCTTCGGGTGGCGTTGCGCGCCGGGCGAGACATTGGCGGTTGATGTCGCTTCTTGAGTGGGAATTGGTGGTCGCGAAACGGCCGGTGCATCTGTTGAGCAGGTGGTCAGCGACGGGATAGGGCCGATCGCTGCTGATTTGGGTGTGTAGAAGGTGGGTGGCACCAAAAGGAGAGGGGCTGGATCGATCTGGAGGCGACGGTTTAGATTCGGACGCGGATCAATTCCGACGACGACAGAGGCCACTAAGCAATGAATCCCAGCGAGACTCAGCAATCCGACGACGAGTGGACCGACGTGCTGGCTTCATCGGACCTTCCCGATGCGTCTGCAAAGGAGGTCGTATTCGATGCGTGCGTGGTGGCAATCTTTCGAGTCGATGGTCGGTTGTATGCTTTAGATGGCCTGTGTGCGCACCAGGGAGGACCGATCGCCGAGGGGCATGTCGGGCAAGATGTGGACGGCAATCCGTGCGTGACATGCCCGTGGCATGGATGGCAGTATGAGATGGCAACCGGAATTCAGGTCGTTAATCGTCAGCCTTTGCAGCGATGCTTTGGCGTTCGTGAAGTAGCGGGCCGCATTCAATTGCGAGCGAATTTGACCTGACCACCGACGATCGTATGGGTCACCATTGCTTCGAGTTGCTTTCCGTCAAGCGGGCTGCTCTTGCATCGCGATCGAAACTTTGATCCGTCGACAGTCCACTGAGCACCGGGATCAAAGATCACGATATCGCCGGCTTGACCCACCGAAAGGCCACCGGCATCGATCCCGGCGATTCGTGCCGGTGCAGTCGACAGGCGGTCGATGGCGTCTGCCCATGTCAGGTGTCCGGGGCGGACCATGAATGTTGCGACACTAGATAGTGACGTTTCCAATGCCGCAGCACCAAAGGGCGCACGGTCCAGATCGTTGGACTTCTTTTCCGTCGCGCGAGGCATGTGTCCGCTGACGATCGCATCGATCGTTCCGTCGGCAATCGCCAGACGCAATGCTTCAACATGTCGAGGGCTGCGAAGTGGCGGGTGAACCTTGAAGCGTGAATCGTACGACCGCAATTCCGAATCGGTCAGGAACAGATTGTGCGGACATGACGAGGCGGTGACTTGGACGCCCCGTGATTTTACGCGTCGCAACAAGTCAATCGAACCCATCGTGCTGACCGGTCCGACGTGCAACCATCCGCCAGTCGCTTCGGCCAAGCGGACGTCTCGTGCGACCGCCAAGTCTTCGGCTTCGGTTGGCAGACCGCGAAGCCCAAGGACAAGCGACACTTGGCCATCATGCATGACGCCGCTACTGGCCAGAACGGGGACTTCCGGTCGATCAAAAATCGGTTTGTTCAGCATCCGACAGTACTCCAACGCTCGCTTCAGCAGGGCATCGTTAGGCATCGGGTAAGGTGCATCGCTGAACGCAACGGCGCCGGCATCGGACAGCAAGCCGAGTTCCGCCATCTGATCCGCTTCACGGCCCTTGCTGAGGCACGCGATCACGTGGACTCGGACGCCGCTAGCTTGTGCCGATTTTTGTCGGACCAGTTCCACGGCCGCTGGTGTGTCGATGACCGGCGATGTGCTGGCGCTGCACAGTACGGACGTGTAACCGCCGGCCAACGCCGCATCGCTGCCGGTTTGAATGGACTCGTCTTCTTCGCGTCCCGGATCTCGAAGTTCCGCTGCTATGTCAACCAGCCCCGGTGCAACGATTTGTCCGGACGCGTTGATGCGATCGGCGTCGTCGGGGACATCGCCGTCGGACGGATCGATTGCTGCGATGGTTCCATCGACGACCAGCAAGCGGGCGGGACCGTCCCATCCGACTGACGGATCAACCAATCGGCCGTTTTCAATGAGCAATGCTGTCATCGTTGATCAGACCTCTTGTTTCCCAGCCAACAACCAAAGTGCCGCCATCCGTACCGCGATCCCATTGTTGACTTGTTCCAAAATGACGCTGTGCGGTCCGTCAGCGACTTCCGGAGTGATCTCCACGCCGCGATTGATTGGCCCGGGTGCCATGATCAGAATCCCGTCTTTGGATCGACGAACACGATCGCCGGTCATCGCATACAACGCCGCGTATTCTTGAACGCTGGGAAAAGGACGCGCCGATTGGCGTTCGAATTGAATCCGCAGCAAATTCAACACATCGCATCGGGGAAGGATGTCGTCCAAACTGTACGAAACCTCGAATCCCAGTTCCGACCATCGTTGGCTGACCAACGTCGGTGGGCCACAGATGATGACATGTGCCCCCAGTTTTTTCAGGCCCCAGATGTTGCTGCGGGCGGTTCGGCTATGAGCGATGTCGCCGACCAAGGCAACGGTCAAGCCATCAATCTTTTCGCGATGCTGGCGGATCGTCAGCATATCTAAAAGGCCCTGGGTCGGATGTTCGTGGGGGCCATCGCCGGCGTTCAAGACGCTGCAGTCCAGTTCGCGAGACAAGAGATGGGGCGTGCCCGGTGTGCTGTGTCGCGTGACCACCCAGTCGACACCCATCGATTCGATTGTCTTTGCGGTATCGACAAACGATTCGCCTTTGGCAACGCTGCTACCGGCGCTGCTGAATTCCACCGTGTCGGCGCCCAGTCGCTTCGCTGCCAGAGAGAAACTGTTCCGCGTTCGCGTGCTGTTTTCGAAAAACAAATTGGCACAGGTCAGGCCGGTCAACAATGAAAGTTTGCGGCGACAACCGTCGGTCATGCGTTTCAATTTATCCGCCGTGTCCAACAGAATGACAATCTCTTCGGCCGACAGGCTTTCCAGGTCCAGCAAATGCCGACGAGTCCAATTCGCCGGATACTCAATGGTTTCCGCTGTCGACATATCGGTCTCCGTCAACGTGAGGCTCCCGACCGGTTTTCCGCCGAATCCGGCTCCGGTGCAATTGTCTGTGTTTCGCGGTGATGTTCGTCACCGTTTCGGACGGGGAAAAATCCGGCGATTGCTAACAGCGTCCATGCGGCGATCCATGCCAGGCCGCCCAGTGGCGTGATCGCGCCCAGCCATGGGGTGTTGGTCAAAACCAGTACGTACAGGCTGCCGGAGAATAGGAGGACACCGGTCCACATCAACCGGTATGTCCAACGCACGGTCCGGACTTGGCGTCGGCTTGTGGGCAAAGTCGACAATGCCAGCAGTGCGATTGCGTGAGCCAGGTGATAGCGGGCCCCCACATCAAATTGATCCAAGCGACGTTGGATCAAGAGCTGGTCCAAACCCATGGCGGATAAGTGATCGGGCAGTCCGTGGGCACCGAAAGCGCCGATCAAAACCGCCAACGCGCCACACACACCGGCCCAACCCAGCCAGCAGTGACTTTGAGCGTCGGTCGGCAAGCACGCCACGTTGATCAATCCCGGTTCAGCAGGTTGTTGACCGCGTCGATCAAGCGGTCCATCGGAAACGGTTTGCGAATGTATTCGCTGACGCCCAGCAATTCAGCATACGCCTGGTGACGGTGCCCTTCATTGCCCGTGATCATCACCACCGGAAGCGGATCGTCACGCATTCGCCGCAGTTTTTCCAAGACCAGAAATCCACTGCGTTTGGGCATCATCATGTCCAGGATCATCAGATCCGGGTTTTCTTGTTCGGCGACCGCCAAGCCCTGGTTTCCATCACGCGCGATGACGACTTCGTAACCTTCGCCTTCAAGCGCATAGCGCACCGATTCGATGATTTCGGCATCGTCGTCGACGATCAGAATTCGTTTGCCGCTGGATTCAGCCGTCACTGGGAACCGCCTGGAAAAAGAAGCCACTCGGGGAGCATCATCGCCCGTGTGGAAACTTAACCACCGGCAAGCCCGGTCGACAAGCGGGGCGACGTAGAGAGTCGGCAAAGACCCGGGCCAATCCCGAGCATTTCCGATGACATCCGCCCCGGTTTGGCCGTCGAGTAAACCGCCGTCAAAGCGTCAATTCTGAGAGAAGCTCAGCGACGACGCGGTTTGCGGATCACCTTCGACACAGGCGTTTCCGGCGACGACGCGATTCATGATCCATTGGTTGACGTCAGACAGTGTGACGGTGTTCATCTCGTCATCATCGACGTACTGCCGCACCTCGATGCGGCACTTGGTCATCAGCATTTGACGCAGATTGTCGGCCATTGTGGTGTTGTGGAAATGGTCGCCCTGCACTGCCCAGCTCCACAGCATGGGCAATCGCTGACGTCGCAGGTCATTCAAGTCGCTGAACAGCCGACGTCCTGTGGGTAAGGCACCACCCAAAGAGATCACGCCCGCGAAAACCTCGGGATGACGCAACGCCAAACGCAGCGCCATCGTGCCGCCACTGCGGTATCCAGCCAAAACAATCCGGTTCGGGTGGATGGCAAATCGTCGTTTCGATTCGTCGATCACCGAATTGATTTGTCGCCAAGCCGATTGGACGGCCGCTTCCGTGTCGGACCAGTCAAATCGATGTCCGATCGCATCGCCGGCCTTCGCCCCACGGATGCCGACACCCACATAATTACGCAGGCTGATGTGCGGCATCACTTGTTCGATTTGGGTTTCGTTAAAACCGTCGTTGTGCAGCCAGATGACCAGCGGGTACTGGTAGCCCGGTTCATAGTGCAGCGGCAGCAGGAACGTTCGTGCCGCGGGCAATTCATCGGTCGAATCTTCGCGAACAATCGCCGACGAATCGGTCGTGGCGGTGACATCGTCGGACCAGCCGTACGGTTCGTCTTTCCATGGCGATTTCCATGTCTCCGAGGGCTCGGACGCTTCAGTGCTGAGACCGTCGGGGTCATGAAATCGTCGCATGGTTTCTTTGGAAGGAGGAACGTGCGGCGGACAAGGCGAGAGGCGGAGGAGACGCGAAAGCGGCCAACAGTGGTGCGGCCACTTTGCCGAACACTGAACACCGGTTTCACGCCAGATAAGCGGAAGGTTAGGCGTCGCGCAAGACCGGTGTCAATGTCGATGAGGCTGGCAAAAAGCGGAGCAACCGAATGGCATTCCGTTTCAAAGCAATAACGCGAAAATCATGACCCTGGCGTGCCTCAAGCGTCCACCTTGGACCAGCCATGACGCTAGCAATGACTTGTTCGGATTGACTGCGTTTTGCGATCGGCGGATCTGATCAATGAACTTGCCCGGCATGCATCGCCGTAGTCGAAGTCGCGAGCGTCATGCTCGCGTCTTGGATAACCGGATCGTGTTTGATCGTGATGATGCCAACGCAATCCGATCGATGCGAATGAATTCGGTCATGCCCGATCCGTACGCCGTGTGGGCGAGCCTCGTGGGATCAACGAAGGCAAGGCACGCGATGTGCAAACACGGCATCGGAATCTTCGAATCGGGATTTAAGCCGACAGCAATTCGTTCATCGAAGCGACCAACGTCTTCACAGCATTGACGCTGTTTTCAAAGGCAGAGGTTTCGCTATCGGTCAGCTTCAATTCAATGACTTTTTCCACGCCGTCTTTGCCCATGATCACGGGCACGCCGACGTAGTAGCCGCCGACGCCGTATTCGCTTTCGCAAAGTGCGGCGACCGGGATCAGACGTTTCTTGTCTTTCACGATCGCTTCGACCATCTGTGCACAGGCGGCCGAGGGAGCGTAATAGGCGCTGCCGGTCTTCAACAACGAGACGATTTCGGCGCCGCCTTTTCGTGTGCGGTCGACGATTTCTTCCAGGCGACCCGCATCGATCAGCTGGGTGACGGGGATGCCGCCGACGCTGGTGCAACTGGGGATCGGCACCATCGTGTCGCCGTGACCGCCCATCAACAACGCACTGATGTCTTCGACGCTGACACCCAGTTCCATCGCCAGGAACGTGCGATAGCGTGCGGTGTCCAGAACGCCGGCCTGGCCGCACACCTTGGACTTATCGAACCCGGTGACCTTCCACATCTGTTGGACCATGGCGTCCAGCGGGTTGCTGACGACGATCACCACGGCGTTCGGGCTGGTCTTTTTGATTTCGCTGCCGACGCTGGTGATGATTTTGGCGTTGGTCGCCAGCAGGTCGTCGCGAGACATGCCGGGTTTCCGCGGAATGCCCGCGGTCACAACGATCACGTCGCTGTCGGCCGTG is a genomic window containing:
- a CDS encoding transposase — encoded protein: MPRAKRTEQFVAQEVCVVHVVQRCVRRAFLAGVDPVSGCDFSYRKEWIRRRMEALASAFGIDVLSYAIMSNHLHLILRNRPDVVAAWTDEQAAIRWLKVFPGRRLEEHLGEPTEADVQRLCRDKPRLEEIRNRLSDISWFMRALAEPIARMANRQDDCTGRFWEGRFKAQRIVDEAGLLACSMYVDLNPVRAAVGDSPDSVTHTSAYDRIEAAKGKQITSAAFDLQPVSVSDASKQSLEVPTDKRRRVKKAKQHSSSGRRIRRDAWLANLSLDAGKLSSDPEVHREGLRCSDRGYLNVSLREYMRLLRWTASVGRESMRGQQAVPRDVARVLRNRGIEAEMWSELVWNWQRYFGRSGCAGSPAAMKADAEKSGRRWHRGQGAVAAFFS
- a CDS encoding Rieske (2Fe-2S) protein, with the translated sequence MNPSETQQSDDEWTDVLASSDLPDASAKEVVFDACVVAIFRVDGRLYALDGLCAHQGGPIAEGHVGQDVDGNPCVTCPWHGWQYEMATGIQVVNRQPLQRCFGVREVAGRIQLRANLT
- a CDS encoding dihydroorotase is translated as MTALLIENGRLVDPSVGWDGPARLLVVDGTIAAIDPSDGDVPDDADRINASGQIVAPGLVDIAAELRDPGREEDESIQTGSDAALAGGYTSVLCSASTSPVIDTPAAVELVRQKSAQASGVRVHVIACLSKGREADQMAELGLLSDAGAVAFSDAPYPMPNDALLKRALEYCRMLNKPIFDRPEVPVLASSGVMHDGQVSLVLGLRGLPTEAEDLAVARDVRLAEATGGWLHVGPVSTMGSIDLLRRVKSRGVQVTASSCPHNLFLTDSELRSYDSRFKVHPPLRSPRHVEALRLAIADGTIDAIVSGHMPRATEKKSNDLDRAPFGAAALETSLSSVATFMVRPGHLTWADAIDRLSTAPARIAGIDAGGLSVGQAGDIVIFDPGAQWTVDGSKFRSRCKSSPLDGKQLEAMVTHTIVGGQVKFARN
- a CDS encoding aspartate carbamoyltransferase catalytic subunit translates to MSTAETIEYPANWTRRHLLDLESLSAEEIVILLDTADKLKRMTDGCRRKLSLLTGLTCANLFFENSTRTRNSFSLAAKRLGADTVEFSSAGSSVAKGESFVDTAKTIESMGVDWVVTRHSTPGTPHLLSRELDCSVLNAGDGPHEHPTQGLLDMLTIRQHREKIDGLTVALVGDIAHSRTARSNIWGLKKLGAHVIICGPPTLVSQRWSELGFEVSYSLDDILPRCDVLNLLRIQFERQSARPFPSVQEYAALYAMTGDRVRRSKDGILIMAPGPINRGVEITPEVADGPHSVILEQVNNGIAVRMAALWLLAGKQEV
- a CDS encoding DUF423 domain-containing protein; its protein translation is MACLPTDAQSHCWLGWAGVCGALAVLIGAFGAHGLPDHLSAMGLDQLLIQRRLDQFDVGARYHLAHAIALLALSTLPTSRRQVRTVRWTYRLMWTGVLLFSGSLYVLVLTNTPWLGAITPLGGLAWIAAWTLLAIAGFFPVRNGDEHHRETQTIAPEPDSAENRSGASR
- a CDS encoding response regulator transcription factor, whose translation is MTAESSGKRILIVDDDAEIIESVRYALEGEGYEVVIARDGNQGLAVAEQENPDLMILDMMMPKRSGFLVLEKLRRMRDDPLPVVMITGNEGHRHQAYAELLGVSEYIRKPFPMDRLIDAVNNLLNRD
- a CDS encoding alpha/beta hydrolase, with amino-acid sequence MRRFHDPDGLSTEASEPSETWKSPWKDEPYGWSDDVTATTDSSAIVREDSTDELPAARTFLLPLHYEPGYQYPLVIWLHNDGFNETQIEQVMPHISLRNYVGVGIRGAKAGDAIGHRFDWSDTEAAVQSAWRQINSVIDESKRRFAIHPNRIVLAGYRSGGTMALRLALRHPEVFAGVISLGGALPTGRRLFSDLNDLRRQRLPMLWSWAVQGDHFHNTTMADNLRQMLMTKCRIEVRQYVDDDEMNTVTLSDVNQWIMNRVVAGNACVEGDPQTASSLSFSQN
- the mdh gene encoding malate dehydrogenase encodes the protein MRRAKISIIGAGNVGATCAHWCAAAELGDIVLLDIPQTETMPAGKALDLMQASPIMGYDANVTGTTDYADTADSDVIVVTAGIPRKPGMSRDDLLATNAKIITSVGSEIKKTSPNAVVIVVSNPLDAMVQQMWKVTGFDKSKVCGQAGVLDTARYRTFLAMELGVSVEDISALLMGGHGDTMVPIPSCTSVGGIPVTQLIDAGRLEEIVDRTRKGGAEIVSLLKTGSAYYAPSAACAQMVEAIVKDKKRLIPVAALCESEYGVGGYYVGVPVIMGKDGVEKVIELKLTDSETSAFENSVNAVKTLVASMNELLSA